One Candidatus Cardinium hertigii DNA window includes the following coding sequences:
- the ffh gene encoding signal recognition particle protein: MFEHLSKNLEKAIKSLKGQNRITDINIAATVKEIRRSLVQADVHYKVAKQVTDAIKQKAIGTDILTAVSPGQLFTKLVQDALTDLMGGKHAEVNLTGNPAIILVAGLQGAGKTTLAGKLAYYYKKKNKTCCLVACDVYRPAAAEQLKQLGEQLSISVYSDPMAKDPVIIAQNALKEAKQQAVELVIIDTAGRLAIDEKMMQELQLLKKTLNPSETLFVVDAMTGQDAVATAQTFHERLHFDGVVLTKLDGDSRGGAALSIRNVVQKPIKFISTGEKMQDLDLFHPDRMASRILGMGDVISLVERAEQIYTEEQQRKLSQKIRSNQFNLEDLVHQVQQIKKMGNIKEMLAMLPVMGKTLQDFPLDEGLFGNVEVIIQSMTPKERQQPDSIDQQRKERIARGSGTSIQAVNQLLKNFNMLCKTMKKIGKEGPKFTLFGASKK; the protein is encoded by the coding sequence ATGTTTGAGCATCTTAGTAAAAATTTAGAAAAAGCTATTAAATCTTTAAAGGGGCAGAACCGTATTACGGACATCAATATTGCTGCTACCGTCAAAGAGATTAGGAGGAGTCTTGTACAGGCAGATGTGCATTATAAAGTAGCCAAGCAGGTAACAGATGCGATCAAGCAAAAGGCCATTGGTACTGATATTCTTACTGCTGTATCACCAGGACAGCTCTTTACCAAGTTGGTACAAGATGCTTTAACCGATTTAATGGGAGGTAAGCATGCCGAGGTAAATCTTACGGGGAATCCCGCTATTATATTGGTAGCAGGTTTACAAGGTGCTGGTAAAACCACTTTAGCCGGTAAGTTAGCTTACTATTACAAAAAGAAAAACAAAACCTGTTGTTTGGTAGCCTGTGATGTGTATAGACCTGCAGCGGCTGAGCAATTAAAGCAGCTAGGGGAGCAGTTGTCCATTAGCGTATACAGTGATCCAATGGCTAAGGATCCGGTAATTATTGCACAGAATGCGCTGAAGGAGGCCAAGCAGCAAGCAGTAGAGCTTGTCATTATAGATACAGCTGGGCGTTTGGCTATAGATGAGAAAATGATGCAGGAGTTGCAACTATTAAAAAAAACGTTGAACCCTTCCGAAACCCTTTTCGTAGTAGATGCCATGACAGGTCAAGATGCAGTTGCCACTGCGCAAACTTTTCATGAAAGACTTCATTTTGATGGCGTGGTACTCACAAAATTAGATGGAGATAGCCGTGGTGGTGCAGCACTTTCGATTCGCAATGTTGTACAGAAGCCGATTAAATTCATTAGTACAGGGGAGAAGATGCAAGATTTAGATCTGTTCCATCCAGATCGTATGGCCAGTCGAATTTTAGGCATGGGAGATGTAATTTCTCTGGTGGAACGTGCAGAACAGATATATACCGAGGAGCAGCAGCGTAAGTTAAGTCAAAAAATAAGGAGCAATCAATTTAATTTAGAGGACTTAGTGCATCAAGTGCAACAGATAAAAAAAATGGGTAATATAAAAGAAATGCTTGCTATGTTACCTGTTATGGGTAAAACGCTTCAGGACTTTCCATTGGATGAGGGTCTATTTGGAAATGTAGAGGTCATTATTCAATCCATGACCCCTAAAGAAAGACAGCAACCAGATAGTATAGATCAACAGCGTAAGGAACGTATTGCACGAGGAAGTGGAACTTCTATACAAGCAGTTAACCAATTGCTTAAAAATTTTAATATGCTCTGTAAGACAATGAAAAAAATAGGTAAAGAAGGCCCCAAATTTACTTTATTTGGCGCTTCTAAAAAGTAA